A stretch of the Nicotiana tabacum cultivar K326 chromosome 6, ASM71507v2, whole genome shotgun sequence genome encodes the following:
- the LOC107774935 gene encoding E3 ubiquitin-protein ligase RSL1-like gives MADIISKVFDENEAFRALIVLDDERAEELQLQEVLEASLEIFHHHMSSSTIQESPESSQAYCEICMDTKGTDEIFKLENCSHHSFCSDCIGSHVQSKIQQNIFPVTCPGLRCRAIIEPESCKSIIPENVFARWEEGLSESSLLGCEKIYCPYRDCSGQLFYDRDQDTIELCPLCRRLFCAPCGVPWHTGFDCDKFQKEGRDKDDLKVEELAKKSKWMKCPKCKHVVQKADGCKHITCWCKFEFCYICGGTWSEEHWSCQIS, from the exons ATGGCAGACATAATTTCAAAAGTGTTCGATGAAAATGAAGCTTTCCGCGCTCTCATAGTATTAGATGATGAGCGCGCCGAGGAATTGCAGCTCCAAGAGGTTCTTGAAGCCTCATTAGAAATCTTCCATCATCACATGTCATCATCAACAATCCAAGAATCCCCTGAATCATCCCAAGCTTACTGCGAGATTTGCATGGACACAAAAGGAACAGATGAAATATTCAAACTCGAGAATTGCTCTCATCATTCTTTCTGTTCTGACTGCATAGGCTCACATGTCCAGTCCAAGATTCAACAGAACATTTTCCCTGTAACTTGCCCAGGTTTGAGATGTCGCGCAATAATTGAACCTGAATCTTGTAAGTCCATTATACCAGAAAATGTTTTCGCGAGGTGGGAAGAGGGATTGAGCGAGTCAAGTCTTCTTGGTTGTGAAAAAATTTATTGTCCTTATAGAGATTGTTCAGGGCAGCTATTTTATGATCGTGATCAGGACACAATTGAGTTATGTCCTTTATGTCGAAGGTTGTTCTGCGCCCCATGTGGTGTCCCTTGGCATACTGGATTTGATTGTGACAAGTTTCAAAAGGAAGGAAGAGACAAAGATGATTTAAAAGTTGAGGAACTTGCTAAGAAATCTAAGTGGATGAAATGCCCTAAATGCAAACACGTTGTGCAGAAGGCTGATGGTTGTAAACATATAACCTGCTG GTGCAAATTTGAATTTTGCTATATATGTGGAGGAACATGGAGTGAAGAGCATTGGAGTTGCCAGATTAGTTAG